The nucleotide sequence AAACTTCCGCCTCAGCTTTTATTTTCTTTTCAACTTCATCGCAAACCTTTTCGATAAATTCAGTGGCGCAGCTATCCATTACTACCGCCTTCAGCATATCATTCCCTTGTGCAATACGTATGCTGTTATCAACTTCTATACCGAGCGTCACAGCCATAACGGCACATTTTCGGCATTCGCGCAAATGCTCATATATATCATTGCCTTCAAGTCTTAAACTGGTACCAACAACATCTATACAAGAAACTGCATCATGATATCCGACTTTTATATCAAAAATCTTATACACATATCTATACCGCGAGATTTTTTTTATTTCCTCTATACAGTTATCAATCATAGTTTCGGTATTAGTATCAATTTCCTGACCTCTATGTCCTAAATATCTTAGTATTTCATTTTTATCAAGCT is from Monoglobus pectinilyticus and encodes:
- a CDS encoding vitamin B12 dependent-methionine synthase activation domain-containing protein gives rise to the protein MFNIELDKNEILRYLGHRGQEIDTNTETMIDNCIEEIKKISRYRYVYKIFDIKVGYHDAVSCIDVVGTSLRLEGNDIYEHLRECRKCAVMAVTLGIEVDNSIRIAQGNDMLKAVVMDSCATEFIEKVCDEVEKKIKAEAEVLGKGTNLRFSPGYGDLPIDIQKNLLDVLDANRKIGLTVTNSSLMIPGKSVTAIIGFTENISFKKKKSKCDICSMRENCMFRKGGTTCERGRVYKA